From Panicum hallii strain FIL2 chromosome 2, PHallii_v3.1, whole genome shotgun sequence, a single genomic window includes:
- the LOC112880510 gene encoding uncharacterized protein LOC112880510, producing the protein MSKKKAVTTMTLKDFHGGSIPSELPLPSAPGVTPRPADRPVTSASPVAAAVARPRVPVPSPTAAAAAAAAMPSFLTTPSRIGRHFDEDERTPFEPAAPRRPAPSPTSFAPTPVVVPARSGPGNVWGPRREAAPTASPVGPAPASPGGQIWSATRIAQASAVEKVISGRWHPSRPSSPPAPVSAPVVETPVAPPPMERPRSVGVRELDVGVERGAAPVRPASHEGRVGEGRVAEVPERPKLKLLPRSKPIEASEPSPTYDEDKQVHQVQVTANVMKIEAVNDVHQNLMAAKTGVLGADAETESRLAERPRLNLKPRSNLTGQSDEIAVKERQSLFGGARPREQVLKERGVDVLATDLEKTSPVGRSKSEFAKVEQKVEAMSINPSVERAEGFPAGHRGPRNGDRKDYRRDSDKADAYRPSRREDNRRVARDVEKPPEQPRPEPETWRKPVEPPKPEVTTPRFGKAATALELAQAFSTSMSDNVPQSRLTSVPSPRVPPSPGARDQSGFSRLTDNRALHSGPSHSQRKINGY; encoded by the exons ATGTCGAAGAAGAAGGCCGTCACGACGATGACGCTCAAGGACTTCCACGGCGGCTCCATCCCCTCCGAGCTCCCGCTCCCCTCCGCCCCAGGAGT CACCCCGCGCCCAGCGGACCGCCCCGTGACATCCGCGTCCCCCGTCGCGGCCGCAGTCGCACGGCCCCGCGTCCCGGTCCCTTCCCCTACCGCCGCGgcagcggccgccgccgcgatgccGTCCTTCCTTACCACCCCGTCGCGCATCGGCCGCCACTTCGACGAGGACGAGCGCACACCCTTCGAGCccgctgcgccgcgccgcccggcgccgTCGCCCACGTCGTTCGCGCCCACCCCCGTAGTGGTGCCCGCCAGATCCGGGCCCGGGAACGTCTGGGGCCCGAGGAGGGAGGCCGCTCCGACCGCGTCCCCGGTGGGTCCCGCCCCCGCCTCACCCGGCGGTCAGATCTGGTCGGCGACACGCATCGCCCAGGCGAGCGCGGTGGAGAAGGTGATCTCCGGGAGGTGGCACCCGTCGAGGCCCTCGTCTCCGCCGGCGCCAGTGTCGGCTCCGGTGGTGGAGACTCCCGTGGCCCCGCCGCCGATGGAGAGGCCAAGGTCTGTTGGCGTGAGAGAACTGGACGTTGGGGTCGAGAGGGGCGCGGCACCAGTGAGACCCGCGTCGCATGAAGGGAGGGTTGGGGAGGGGAGAGTCGCGGAGGTGCCGGAGAGACCCAAGTTGAAGCTGCTTCCTCGGTCCAAGCCAATCGAGGCTTCTGAACCATCTCCTACCTATGATGAAGACAAGCAG GTACACCAAGTCCAGGTTACTGCAAATGTCATGAAGATCGAGGCTGTTAATGATGTGCATCAGAATTTGATGGCAGCAAAAACAGGAGTGTTAGGAGCAGATGCTGAGACTGAGAGCAGGTTAGCAGAGCGACCACGGCTGAATCTGAAACCTCGTTCGAATCTGACAGGACAGTCCGATGAAATTGCTGTAAAGGAAAG GCAATCCCTCTTTGGTGGTGCTCGCCCCCGGGAACAA GTTCTCAAAGAACGTGGAGTAGATgttttggccactgatcttgaGAAGACTTCACCTGTTGGCAG GTCTAAAAGTGAGTTTGCAAAGGTTGAGCAGAAGGTTGAAGCTATGTCCATTAACCCCTCTGTTGAAAGGGCTGAGGGTTTTCCAGCTGGTCATAGAGGCCCAAGGAATGGTGATAGGAAAGATTACAGGCGGGATTCAGACAAGGCTGATGCATATAGGCCTTCTCGTCGGGAGGACAACCGGAGGGTTGCTAGAGATGTAGAGAAGCCACCGGAGCAACCACGGCCAGAGCCTGAAACCTGGCGTAAGCCGGTGGAGCCACCGAAGCCTGAAGTTACAACACCTCGTTTTGGGAAGGCAGCAACTGCATTGGAGCTCGCCCAAGCCTTCTCAACGTCCATGTCTGATAATGTGCCACAGAGCCGATTGACCAGTGTTCCTAGTCCAAGGGTTCCTCCGAGCCCAGGGGCTAGGGATCAGTCTGGGTTTTCAAGGCTCACTGACAACAGAGCGTTACATTCTGGCCCATCCCATTCCCAGCGAAAGATAAACGGCTACTGA
- the LOC112880511 gene encoding uncharacterized protein LOC112880511, translating to MKLFAFVRRVRRSPPPSTSTSTAPAAAPAEKRRRRPSSSGSASWKPTLGAISEDAALTAASAATTKVQAKPAPAAKAKARSPRRATRAASYDDFRHYGPPTVLPAFSPTAFLF from the exons ATGAAGCTGTTCGCCTTCGTGAGGCGCGTGcgccggtcgccgccgccgtcgacgtcGACGTCgaccgcgccggccgccgcgcccgcggagaagcggcggcggaggccgtcCTCGTCGGGTTCGGCGTCGTGGAAGCCGACgctgggcgccatctccgaggACGCCGCGCTGactgcggcgtcggcggcgacgacgaAGGTGCAGGCGAAGCCGGCCCCCGCGGCGAAGGCCAAGGCGAGGTCGCCCCGTCGCGCCACTCGGGCGGCGAGCTACGATGACTTCCG GCACTACGGGCCGCCGACGGTGCTGCCGGCGTTCTCGCCGACGGCGTTCCTGTtctga
- the LOC112881258 gene encoding G-type lectin S-receptor-like serine/threonine-protein kinase At2g19130, whose amino-acid sequence MASPFLVIIFMVAHVLGCVATDTITSTTPLSGTWKLVSKGNKFELGFYSPTRGGNTSSNRNYSYYIAIWFSNIQEVTVVWTANTEDPVSDPSEASLSISTDGNLVLFDKTRNKQIWSTNASISSNSTVASILDSGSLVLTDAFDSSKVLWRSIDHPTNTWLAGGKLGLNKITGVSQRLTAWRSNDNPSPGLFSLVLDPKGTTAYLMQWNKSVSYWTSGPWNGEVFSLVPEMRSDYAGGFQFVNNANESYFTYGLPDDSIASRVIMDTDGQFKHLMWVNATQKWILFWSVPRTQCEVYAVCGPYGSCKLDALPFCSCIKGFSAKVQSEWDLGVYSGGCKRGVPLHCQTNLSSEKSEADKFHSMADVRLPDHAQAANAGSPENCQAACLNSCSCSAYTYNNSGCFVWHGDLVNLQEQYSGDGAGTLFLRLAASELPAVTKRRTATIGVVTGGAVAVLTILVIVLFILIQRCRGDSALQVFENTGDRLTNFRYSDLQHATNNFSVKLGGGAFGSVFKGQLPGGTTPIAVKRLDGLQQGDKQFRAEVITVGMINHVNLVRLLGFCAENSNRLLVYEYMEGGSLDSYLSRKDSNSTILDWKTRYNIALGIARGLAYLHDQCRQCIIHCDLKPENILLDANFQAKVADFGLAKLLGRDFSCVLTTMRGTMGYLAPEWFSGLPITSKIDVYSFGMTLLELISGRRNTTSSESDIGPFFPCWAATQVTDGNERFILDHRLGGVADMEELVRASRLACWCIQYEEHRPSMALVVKMMEGILDVDVPPFPGPLRCLLDNEASSLTDINHKRS is encoded by the coding sequence ATGGCTTCTCCCTTCCTTGTCATCATTTTCATGGTTGCCCACGTCCTTGGTTGTGTGGCTACAGACACCATCACCTCCACCACACCCTTGTCCGGCACATGGAAGCTGGTATCCAAGGGCAACAAGTTTGAACTAGGCTTCTACTCACCAACACGAGGTGGCAACACCTCTTCCAATAGAAACTACTCCTACTACATAGCCATATGGTTCAGTAACATACAAGAGGTGACGGTAGTTTGGACAGCAAACACCGAGGACCCAGTGTCCGATCCAAGCGAAGCCTCCTTGTCCATATCCACTGACGGAAACCTTGTCCTCTTTGACAAAACCAGGAACAAACAGATTTGGTCCACCAATgcaagcatatcctccaactcCACCGTTGCTTCCATTTTGGACTCCGGCAGCCTCGTGCTTACTGATGCCTTCGACTCGTCGAAGGTATTATGGCGTAGCATCGACCACCCAACAAACACATGGCTCGCTGGCGGCAAGTTGGGACTAAACAAGATTACTGGTGTGAGCCAGCGGCTAACTGCATGGAGAAGCAACGACAACCCATCTCCTGGCCTGTTCTCACTGGTGCTGGACCCAAAGGGCACGACAGCGTATCTCATGCAGTGGAACAAATCCGTGAGTTACTGGACCAGCGGCCCCTGGAATGGTGAAGTTTTCAGCCTGGTGCCAGAGATGAGGTCAGACTATGCGGGCGGCTTCCAGTTCGTCAACAATGCCAATGAGAGCTACTTCACATATGGTTTGCCAGATGACTCGATCGCTTCACGGGTCATAATGGATACAGATGGGCAGTTTAAGCATCTGATGTGGGTCAATGCGACCCAGAAATGGATACTGTTCTGGTCAGTGCCAAGGACGCAGTGCGAGGTGTATGCAGTTTGTGGACCATATGGAAGTTGCAAGCTTGATGCCTTGCCATTCTGCAGCTGCATCAAGGGATTTAGCGCAAAGGTTCAGAGTGAATGGGACCTTGGGGTGTACAGTGGAGGATGCAAAAGAGGTGTTCCTTTGCATTGCCAGACCAATTTGAGCTCAGAGAAATCTGAGGCTGATAAGTTCCATTCCATGGCAGATGTGAGGCTACCTGATCATGCTCAGGCAGCAAATGCTGGGAGCCCTGAAAATTGCCAGGCGGCCTGCCTGAACAGTTGCAGCTGCAGTGCTTACACCTATAATAACAGTGGCTGCTTTGTTTGGCATGGAGACTTGGTCAACCTCCAAGAACAGTACAGTGGCGATGGAGCAGGAACACTCTTTCTCAGACTTGCGGCATCCGAGCTGCCAGCTGTTACAAAACGCAGGACTGCAACCATAGGTGTAGTTACTGGTGGAGCTGTTGCAGTTCTGACAATCCTTGTCATTGTATTGTTCATATTAATTCAAAGGTGCCGTGGAGATAGTGCTCTTCAGGTATTTGAGAATACCGGGGATAGGTTGACCAACTTCCGGTACAGTGATCTGCAACATGCCACCAACAACTTTTCAGTCAAGTTGGGAGGAGGTGCCTTTGGCTCAGTGTTCAAAGGCCAACTTCCTGGAGGTACAACTCCTATTGCTGTGAAGAGGCTAGACGGGCTTCAACAAGGGGACAAGCAGTTCCGTGCTGAGGTGATTACCGTAGGGATGATCAATCATGTTAACTTGGTACGCCTACTTGGGTTCTGCGCTGAAAATAGCAATAGGCTCCTTGTCTATGAGTACATGGAAGGTGGTTCATTGGACTCCTATCTGTCCAGGAAAGATAGTAATAGCACTATTCTTGATTGGAAAACAAGGTACAACATTGCCTTGGGCATTGCAAGAGGTCTGGCATATCTGCATGACCAGTGTAGGCAATGTATCATCCACTGTGACCTGAAGCCAGAAAACATACTCCTTGATGCCAACttccaagcaaaagtggcagatTTTGGCTTGGCAAAGCTTCTTGGTCGTGACTTCAGCTGCGTCTTGACAACAATGAGGGGAACTATGGGGTACCTCGCACCTGAGTGGTTCTCCGGGCTGCCCATAACATCAAAAATAGATGTCTACAGCTTCGGAATGACGCTTCTTGAACTGATTTCAGGGAGGAGGAACACAACTTCATCCGAAAGTGACATTGGACCTTTCTTTCCATGTTGGGCAGCAACCCAAGTGACTGATGGCAATGAAAGGTTCATTTTGGATCATAGATTGGGAGGAGTCGCTGACATGGAGGAACTTGTCAGAGCTTCACGCCTGGCATGTTGGTGCATCCAATATGAGGAACATCGGCCATCCATGGCACTTGTGGTCAAGATGATGGAAGGTATATTGGATGTTGATGTGCCACCATTTCCAGGACCTCTTCGTTGTCTATTGGACAATGAGGCTTCATCTCTAACCGATATTAATCATAAAAGATCTTGA
- the LOC112882462 gene encoding isopentenyl-diphosphate Delta-isomerase I produces the protein MAAAAGDDAGMDAVQRRLMFEDECILVDEQDNVVGHESKYNCHLMEKIESENLLHRAFSVFLFNSKYELLLQQRSATKVTFPLVWTNTCCSHPLYRESELIQENYLGVRNAAQRKLLDELGIPAEDAPVDQFTPVGRMLYKAPSDGKWGEHELDSILIIVRDVKLQPNPDEVADVKYVNREQLKELIQKADAGEDGVKLSPWFRLIVDNFLMRWWDHVEKGTLTEVVDMETIHKLKE, from the exons atggccgccgcggcgggcgaCGACGCTGGGATGGACGCCGTCCAGAGGCGGCTCATGTTCGAGGACGA GTGCATTTTGGTGGATGAGCAGGACAATGTTGTTGGACATGAATCAAAGTACAACT GCCATCTGATGGAAAAGATTGAATCTGAGAATCTGCTCCATAGGGCTTTCAGTGTGTTCCTTTTCAACTCAAAATATGAGCTGCTACTCCAG CAAAGGTCCGCAACAAAGGTTACATTTCCTTTAGTTTGGACCAACACCTGCTGCAGTCATCCTCTGTACCGTGAGTCTGAACTTATCCAGGAGAACTACCTTG GTGTGAGAAATGCAGCACAGAGGAAGCTCCTGGATGAGCTGGGCATCCCAGCTGAAGATGCCCCAGTCGACCAATTTACCCCTGTTGGTCGGATGCTCTACAAGGCTCCATCTGATGGAAAATGGGGCGAGCATGAGC TTGACTCTATCCTGATCATCGTCCGGGACGTGAAGCTGCAGCCGAACCCAGATGAGGTCGCTGACGTGAAGTATGTGAACCGCGAGCAGCTGAAGGAACTGATCCAGAAGGCGGACGCTGGTGAGGATGGCGTGAAGCTCTCCCCCTGGTTCCGGCTGATCGTCGACAACTTCCTCATGCGCTGGTGGGACCATGTTGAGAAGGGCACCCTCACCGAGGTCGTGGACATGGAGACCATCCACAAGCTGAAGGAGTGA